A DNA window from Methylobacterium sp. NMS14P contains the following coding sequences:
- a CDS encoding ABC transporter substrate-binding protein, producing the protein MARALCRAAAAFLLGFGTASAAEKTVRIGVLNDQSSIYADMGGPGSVVAANLAVEDSGLRGKGWNVEILVADHGNKADVASTIARQWFDTQGVDAVADVTNSAAALAVSQIVRDKNKVMLASGPAVSDLTGKACTPNTVHWTHDTWAFANGIGKAVVETGGKTWFFLTADFAFGHALERDTERMVQASGGTVVGRVRAPNNTSDFSSYLLQAQASGAQVIGLANSGGDTVNSIKQAAEFGIVGSKQRLAGLLIYVTDVHAIGLQVAQGLSLVSPFYWDMNDGTRAFSDRFAAQRAGAKPSMVQAGVYASILHYLKAVEAFGEAGDGAKVVATMKAMPTDDPLFGKGTIRADGRKMHPMHLYTVKAPSESRYPWDYYAYKATIPAEVAFRPMSEGGCPLVAKSQ; encoded by the coding sequence ATGGCGCGGGCCCTTTGCCGTGCGGCTGCCGCGTTCCTGCTCGGCTTCGGCACCGCCTCGGCGGCGGAGAAGACCGTCAGAATCGGCGTCCTCAACGATCAATCCTCGATCTACGCCGATATGGGCGGGCCAGGATCCGTCGTGGCGGCGAATCTCGCCGTCGAGGATTCTGGGCTGCGCGGGAAAGGCTGGAACGTTGAGATCCTGGTGGCCGACCATGGCAACAAGGCGGACGTGGCGTCAACGATCGCCCGGCAGTGGTTCGACACGCAGGGCGTCGATGCCGTGGCCGACGTCACCAACTCGGCGGCGGCGCTCGCGGTGAGCCAGATCGTCCGGGACAAGAACAAGGTCATGCTCGCCTCGGGACCCGCCGTGTCGGACCTCACCGGCAAGGCCTGTACGCCGAACACGGTGCACTGGACCCACGACACCTGGGCCTTCGCCAACGGCATCGGCAAGGCTGTGGTGGAAACCGGCGGCAAGACATGGTTCTTCCTGACCGCGGACTTCGCCTTCGGCCACGCCCTGGAGCGCGACACGGAGCGCATGGTGCAGGCGAGCGGCGGCACGGTGGTCGGCCGCGTCCGGGCGCCCAACAACACCTCGGATTTCTCCTCCTACCTCCTCCAGGCGCAGGCCTCGGGCGCGCAGGTAATCGGGCTCGCCAATTCCGGGGGCGACACCGTCAACAGCATCAAGCAGGCGGCCGAGTTCGGCATCGTCGGCTCGAAGCAGCGGCTCGCCGGCCTCCTGATCTACGTCACCGACGTCCACGCGATCGGGTTGCAAGTGGCGCAGGGGCTGTCGCTGGTCTCGCCGTTCTACTGGGACATGAACGACGGCACCCGGGCCTTCTCGGACCGGTTCGCGGCGCAGCGCGCGGGAGCGAAGCCCTCGATGGTGCAGGCCGGCGTCTACGCCTCGATCCTTCACTATCTCAAGGCCGTGGAAGCTTTCGGCGAGGCCGGCGACGGCGCGAAGGTCGTCGCGACGATGAAGGCGATGCCGACCGACGATCCCCTCTTCGGCAAGGGCACGATCCGCGCGGATGGGCGCAAGATGCACCCGATGCACCTCTACACGGTCAAGGCGCCGTCCGAGTCGCGCTATCCGTGGGACTACTACGCCTACAAGGCGACGATCCCCGCCGAGGTCGCGTTCCGGCCCATGAGCGAGGGCGGCTGCCCGCTCGTCGCCAAGTCCCAGTAG
- a CDS encoding LysR family transcriptional regulator yields MRSTHRWDDLQAFLAVARAGRLTEAARNMGVEHTTLSRRITRLETALGTKLFDRRPTGYGLSPEGERLLPRAEAIERAALGIWLDQVDPAIGLTGSVRIGAPEAFGTFCLSERIGDFSALYPGLSIELVATPRAFSLSKREADLAIGLTRPATGRLHARKLADYELGLYGAPAYVDRCGRPEGKSDLHQHRFIGYIDELVFSPELDYFTEALPGLQPSIRISNIITQMTAAKSGAGLCILPCFMADRHSDLVRLLPESVRITRTYWLLTHADMAHLNRIKTTAEFIVSAARAARPAFLPH; encoded by the coding sequence ATGCGCTCGACACACCGGTGGGACGATCTGCAGGCCTTCCTAGCTGTGGCCCGCGCCGGGCGGCTGACGGAAGCGGCTCGCAATATGGGCGTCGAGCACACCACATTGAGCCGACGGATCACGCGGCTGGAGACGGCCCTCGGCACCAAGCTGTTTGATCGGCGGCCGACCGGTTACGGGCTGTCGCCGGAGGGCGAGCGCCTGCTGCCGCGGGCCGAGGCGATCGAGCGGGCGGCTCTGGGCATCTGGCTCGATCAGGTCGACCCGGCTATCGGCCTGACGGGATCCGTGCGAATCGGCGCGCCGGAGGCGTTCGGGACCTTCTGCCTCTCGGAGCGGATCGGCGACTTCTCGGCACTGTACCCCGGTCTATCGATCGAGCTCGTCGCGACCCCGCGAGCCTTCAGCCTCTCGAAGCGCGAGGCCGATCTCGCCATCGGTCTCACGCGGCCGGCCACCGGACGTCTCCACGCCCGCAAGCTCGCCGATTACGAACTCGGCCTCTACGGCGCGCCCGCTTACGTCGACCGCTGCGGCCGACCTGAGGGGAAGTCCGACCTGCACCAGCACCGATTCATTGGCTACATCGACGAGCTCGTCTTCTCGCCGGAACTCGATTACTTTACCGAGGCCCTGCCTGGCCTGCAGCCGTCCATCCGCATCTCGAACATCATCACGCAGATGACGGCCGCCAAGAGCGGGGCTGGCCTCTGCATCCTGCCTTGCTTCATGGCCGACCGGCACTCGGACCTTGTTCGCCTTCTCCCGGAAAGTGTTCGCATCACCCGCACGTATTGGTTGCTGACGCATGCGGACATGGCGCATCTCAACCGAATCAAGACTACCGCAGAGTTCATAGTCTCAGCTGCGCGCGCCGCACGTCCAGCCTTTCTTCCGCATTGA